A region of Candidatus Neomarinimicrobiota bacterium DNA encodes the following proteins:
- a CDS encoding FGGY-family carbohydrate kinase, translating into GGARSPLWRRIMAHVFQVEVIRVENEEQAALGAALLAGIGVGLYAGADEACARAVRYGEAALPGEEEVKRYEECYERYRRLYPTLKGEFHGLANADH; encoded by the coding sequence GGCGGGGCCCGTAGCCCCCTCTGGCGGAGGATCATGGCCCACGTCTTTCAAGTAGAGGTCATCCGCGTGGAAAACGAGGAACAGGCTGCCCTGGGCGCGGCCCTCCTGGCGGGGATAGGAGTCGGTCTCTACGCTGGGGCCGATGAAGCTTGCGCCCGAGCCGTCCGCTACGGAGAGGCGGCCTTACCGGGTGAGGAAGAAGTGAAACGCTACGAGGAATGTTATGAGCGCTACCGGCGACTCTACCCGACGCTCAAAGGGGAATTTCACGGCCTGGCCAACGCCGACCACTGA